One Indicator indicator isolate 239-I01 chromosome 21, UM_Iind_1.1, whole genome shotgun sequence DNA segment encodes these proteins:
- the DBX1 gene encoding homeobox protein DBX1: protein MMFPSLIAPPAVYPSLLRPTPTLTLPQSLQSAFSSHSSFLVEDLIRISRPTSYLPRTAPQPSMSPPTSAARTDSGTPELTSSTTAAGSRRICSPQTSSNDSTFLKFGVNAILSSAPRSETSPALLQSVPPKTFSFPYFEGSFQPFIRSSYFPAASAVVPIPGTFSWPLAARGKPRRGMLRRAVFSDVQRKALEKMFQKQKYISKPDRKKLAAKLGLKDSQVKIWFQNRRMKWRNSKERELLSSGGCREQTLPTKFNPHPDLSDVGKKCSGEEEEEIPSVCPPSPQHPLTYHQSPDHLHLRDRLDSQRSPSPSHSSSPSKPSDFSDSEEEDDEGEEEEEEITVS, encoded by the exons ATGATGTTCCCCAGCCTCATCGCCCCGCCGGCCGTCTACCCCAGCCTCCTCCGGCCGACCCCCACCCTCACCTTGCCTCAGTCGCTGCAGTCAGCTTTTTCCAGCCATTCCAGCTTCCTGGTGGAAGATTTGATCCGGATCAGCAGGCCCACCAGTTACTTGCCCAGGactgccccccagcccagcatgTCCCCCCCAACCTCGGCGGCCAGGACGGACTCGGGAACGCCGGAGCTCACCAGCTCCACCACCGCCGCCGgttccaggaggatctgttcgCCACAGACTTCCAGCAACGACTCCACTTTCCTGAAGTTTGGAGTCAACGCCATCCTCTCCTCCGCCCCCCGCTCCG AAACTTCCCCTGCGTTACTTCAGAGCGTTCCTCCAAAGACTTTCTCCTTTCCGTACTTTGAAGGATCCTTCCAGCCCTTTATCAGATCTTCCTATTTCCCAG ctgcctctgccgtggtccccatccctggcaccttCTCCTGGCCGCTGGCTGCCCGTGGCAAGCCGCGCCGGGGCATGCTGCGTCGCGCTGTCTTCTCTGACGTGCAGCGGAAGGCACTGGAGAAGATGTTCCAGAAGCAGAAGTACATCAGCAAACCCGATAGGAAGAAGTTGGCAGCCAAGCTGGGCCTCAAGGACTCACAG GTGAAGATCTGGTTCCAGAACAGGAGGATGAAGTGGAGGAACTCCAAAGAAAGAGAGCTGCTCTCTTCTGGTGGCTGCAGAGAACAGACCCTACCCACCAAGTTCAACCCTCACCCAGATCTCAGTGATGTAGGCAAAAAATGttcaggggaggaggaagaagaaattccCTCTGTGTGCCCACCCAGCCCCCAGCATCCATTAACCTACCACCAGTCCCCAGACCATCTACACTTGAGGGACAGACTGGACTCCCAGAGGTCTCCTTCTCCGTCCCATTCTAGCAGCCCCAGCAAACCTTCAGATTTCTCAGActcagaggaagaggatgatgaaggggaagaggaagaggaggagatcaCAGTCTCTTAG